The Psilocybe cubensis strain MGC-MH-2018 chromosome 7, whole genome shotgun sequence genome has a window encoding:
- a CDS encoding Inositol phosphorylceramide synthase regulatory subunit kei1: protein MKLMLRPEWRLWPLSSFFGVLDIKTGVTVALLFALLNKVAGVYGLIAVLTGAGGSFAQLSLYIYSVIALVALAWGLRVVQEEDPKKTLYFAHLFFADHIFSTSWTVFFAVGWWLWNPHDGQRQANSVAQQKMMELGNSSATHLTDEERKEAALAIWNHEKGLAAFVIIISWIFKIYFALLIYSYAMHLRKGSYRSLPLSRNAYASSNVASHAAYDALAEEDEEIEDFYRVPLRTPPASGHRRGSSNNNNSSIASFADFVSAPGRTPRKKGFGSISMGKDRGIEEEILFDEDELTYAGSSSSRAHSKLGTESSTTAASDEERAINGHDSGKGKFTRND, encoded by the exons ATGAAGCTCATGCTACGCCCTGAATGGCGCCtctggcctctttcttcgTTTTTTGGTGTCCTTGACATCAAGACAGGCGTTACTGTTGCCCTCTTATTTGCT CTTCTCAACAAGGTTGCTGGTGTATACGGATTAATTGCCGTCTTGACCGGTGCAGGCGGCTCGTTTGCCCAACTGAGTCTCTACATATACTCCGTTATCGCCCTTGTTGCCCTAGCTTGGGGCCTTCGAGTAGTCCAGGAA GAGGATCCCAAGAAGACCCTCTATTTCGCTCATTTATTCTTCGCGGATCATATATTTTCTACTTCGTGGACAGTATTTTTCGCTGTAGGCTGGTGGCTGTGGAATCCTCACGATGGACAGAGACAGGCCAACTCAGTCGCGCAGCAGAAAATGATGGAACTCGGTAATTCGTCCGCCACGCATCTCACGGACGAGGAGCGCAAGGAAGCTGCCTTGGCCATATGGAACCACGAGAAGGGACTTGCTGCCTTCGTTATAATCATCTCCTGGATATTCAAG ATCTATTTTGCACTCCTCATCTACTCTTACGCTATGCACTTAAGGAAAGGATCATACAGGTCTCTCCCACTTTCACGAAATGCCTACGCTTCTTCAAATGTTGCATCACATGCAGCATACGACGCACTTgccgaagaagacgaagaaatcGAAGACTTCTATCGCGTCCCACTCCGTACACCTCCTGCTTCAGGTCACCGACGAGGTTCAAGTAATAACAACAACTCATCTATTGCCAGCTTTGCCGACTTTGTCAGCGCCCCCGGCCGAACACCACGCAAAAAGGGCTTTGGCAGTATCTCTATGGGGAAGGATAGAGGGATAGAAGAAGAGATTCTGTTCGACGAAGATGAACTAACCTATGCTGGCTCAAGTTCCTCGAGAGCTCACTCAAAGCTCGGTACGGAGAGCAGCACGACTGCTGCTAGTGACGAAGAAAGAGCCATTAACGGGCATGACAGTGGGAAGGGAAAGTTCACAAGGAACGATTGA
- a CDS encoding Eukaryotic translation initiation factor NCBP, translating to MASYFSNHSASRFLANSTTTPATTSTALSPSNSSAQPTAPATTPSRQRIPSSKHFSTSVNVSQPVASKDPTSSSTTSSASASQVHPLRNTWVFWFRQQRAPGNKIISYEEGIKKIAAFSSVESFWSLWTHLTPPSSLQPTTDYLLFHAGIRRPVWEDPLNITGGKWIIRLKKGIADRFWEDLVLAIIGDQFDNCRSKVEDSPKGKSGVSATGKSEDGSEGGSEWPEICGCTLSVRQSEDIVTVWNRVDGDPKLREQIRDTLRKVLNLPPSTIMEYKSNNDSMQDKSSFRRTAIDKTPMSPAS from the exons ATGGCAAGCTATTTCTCCAACCACTCCGCCTCTAGATTTCTTGCAAATAGTACAACAACGCCCGCAACGACATCCACCGCCCTCTCGCCCTCCAACTCTTCTGCACAACCCACTGCacccgccacaacgccctccaGACAGCGTATCCCAAGCTCAAAGCATTTCTCCACCAGCGTAAACGTCTCCCAGCCAGTTGCTTCAAAGGATCCTACATCCTCTTCCACCACATCCTCTGCTTCTGCATCACAGGTCCATCCACTACGAAACAC TTGGGTATTTTGGTTTAGACAACAACGCGCACCCGGAAACAAAATCATTAGCTACGAAGAAGGGATAAAAAAGATCGCGGCTTTTAGTTCT GTCGAATCGTTCTGGTCCTTGTGGACCCATCTGACGCCTCCATCATCCCTGCAACCCACTACAGACTATCTTCTTTTCCATGCAGGTATACGCCGACCTGTGTGGGAGGACCCACTGAATATTACTGGCGGAAAATGGATCATACGCCTCAAAAAGGGCATTGCCGATCGTTTCTGGGAGGATCTTGTGTTAGCAATAATTGGTGACCAATTCGACAATTGCCGCAGCAAAGTGGAGGACAGTCCCAAGGGGAAATCAGGCGTCTCCGCCACCGGAAAATCTGAGGATGGCAGCGAAGGAGGGAGCGAGTGGCCGGAAATCTGTGGGTGCACGCTTAGTGTAAGGCAAAGTGAGGATATCGTCACAGTGTGGAACAGAGTGGATGGCGACCCTAAGCTGAGAGAGCAAATTCG TGATACTCTGCGGAAGGTTCTGAACCTTCCACCATCAACCATAATGGAATACAAATCTAATAATG ACTCGATGCAAGACAAGTCAAGTTTCCGGAGAACAGCGATCGACAAGACGCCAATGTCCCCAGCATCTTGA
- a CDS encoding Peptide methionine sulfoxide reductase B2, chloroplastic produces the protein MSTTVNKSESEWRAILSPEQFRILRQKGTEPAGTGEYDKHSAAGVYSCAGCGTPLYKSTTKFNSGCGWPAFFDAIPGAVSRHEDNSWGMKRIEITCTACGGHLGHVFQGEGFPTPTDERHCVNSVSLKFHDEK, from the exons ATGTCTACTACAGTGAACAAGTCTGAGAGCGAATGGAGGGCAATCCTGTCCCCAGAACAG TTCAGAATCTTGAGGCAGAAGGGTACTGAGCCAGCTGGAACGGGCGAATATGATAAACATTCCGCAGCTGGAGTCTATTCGTGCGCGGGGTGTGGGACACCGTTGTACAAGAGCACCACAAAGTTCAAT AGCGGTTGCGGTTGGCCTGCCTTCTTCGATG CAATCCCAGGTGCCGTGAGCAGACATGAAGACAACTCCTGGGGTATGAAGCGTATTGAAATCACCTGCACCGCTTGTGGTGGCCATCTGGGACACGTTTTCCAAGGCGAAGGATTCCCTACTCCAA CTGATGAACGCCACTGTGTCAATTCAGTCTCACTCAAGTTTCATGATGAGAAGTAG